The Haloarcula sp. CBA1127 genomic interval GACCGCTCCCGGACCCGCGTCTCATTCCCAACGCGCTCAACGCGTTGTAACTCGACGATAACGGTGTACTCCGTCCGCTCGTGTTCCTGATTCCCAATACCGACGATCAACGAGCGGCCTTCGCCCCGCTGAAACTCCGTCGGATAGCCGTCAGCGACGCGCTCGCCGTCTTCACCTTCTGTCAGCAGGTAGAATTCGCTGAACCGCTCGCCGTCCTTCGGCACCGTGACGGCGTATCCGACACTGGCGGTTGCAAGCAGGATACTCAGGACTAGCAGTACGTTCAGGACGGCGTCAGTCCGCGAGGCCGGCGAAAATAGCTCCTTACGTCCGGCACTGAGCCACGCGCGATACGGAACGCGGAACCGTTCATCGGCGGGCAGCGCCCAGCGTCGGACAGCTGCGACAGCGGTCAACACGAGCGTCAGCCCGCTAAGCGAGACGAGAATCGGAAGCAAGCGGATACCCCACGGTGTGAAGTTCAACACTAGGCCGACCAGGGGAACGAGAGCGATGCTGAGCCCGAACGAGAGTGCGGTCCGTTCGATCCCGTCGATCCCGTCCGCCTGTGGGTTCGAAACGGTTTCATCGTCGGTACTGGGGCCACTCCCAGCTTCTGGAAACAGCGCTGCGATGAACGCATAGCCGGGGATGAAAAGGACAAACACGAGCCCGGCGATGATGCGGACCGGCGTGTCGGAGACGACCGGCAGCAGGGCAGCCAGATTTGTCAGGACCACAACGCCGACAACGCCTGCTAGATCAGCCGGGAGGTGGCGGAGCTGGCGCGGCAAGAGTAGTTTCCACGCCTGGGATTCAGCCATTGGCAATGAGTCATATCGGCACGGTAAAAAAATAGCTGATTGCTTCGCTTTCCATCTCAGCGGATAACTGCAACCGTCTCCGGTAAGCCAACCGAACGCATTTTATCAACCCGGGAGAATAACTCGGTGTGTTCCGGAGCCAGTCGTGGGCGGTGTTCGCCACCCTGACAATACTTGGACTTACAGCGGGCGCTGGTGGGGTGGCAGCGATGGGAACTGACGACGGGGGTCCGGCTCTGAACCGGCAGGTGGAGACGCCGACGGACAACAACGAGACGCAACAGGAAAACCCGGATTCGGTATCGAACGGGGAGTACAGCGACGAAACAGTTACCTGGTTAGCTCGGACGATGGGCGGACAGCTGGAAAACAGCAGTATTGCGCTGTCGAACGCCCAGTACGACCGGGCTCGGTCGGTTCTCGGTGACGACTACGACAAGCGCCTAGAGCAGTACGTCGAGGTTGCCGGTGACACGTCCTCGGATACGGACGACACGGCTGCAAGGGAGTTCGAGGCCGCGCGCGAGAACCAGCGGAATCTCACGAACGAGGTCCAGCGGTATCGGCAACAGTACGCGGCATATCAGACGGCACGCGAGCGTGGTAACGAACGCGAGGCCCGAACCATTGTACGGGCGATGGAGCGAACGGCGTCGAACATCAGCGACAGGAGCAACGAACTGAACCAGAATCTCGACCGGATCGAGAACACGACGTCTGTCGACCTCTCTTCAGGACAGACCGAGATCAACGAGACGACAGCGAACATCACGGCGACGCAGGCAGTCATCCGTGAAGAGACGCTCGTCGGAACGACACTCACGGCTCGGTCGATAGACTCGACCGCATCATTCAGTGATTCCGGAACGATCGCCGGCCAGATACAGACTGAGAATGGCTCGGCCATCGCGGACGAGGCGGTCGAACTCAGGATCGAGAACCGGACGCGGACTGTCCAGACTGATTCGAGCGGCGTATTCGAAACGCAGTACCGGCCACGTTCGGCCAGCCTCGGGTCGCAATCCATATCGATCGAGTACGTCCCAGAAACTGACTCGGTGTACCTGTCCGACAACGATACGTTCACCATTGACGTACAACAGGTGACCCCGAACGTGACGAGCGACAGTGCACCGGACGTGGTGGGATACGGCGACCAACTCAACGCCACGGCGTCCGTGACAGTCGCGTCGGACGGTGTCGATGCGGTCCCAGTCGAGTTTGCTATTGGTGAGACCGTCGTTGCGCGGACGACGACCGGACCGAACGGCACCGCCACAGAAACGATCCGACTCCCGGCGACGGTAAACGACGGTGAGCGTCAGGTCATCGCCCGGGTTCCGTATGAAGACCGAGCAATTGCAGGCGTCCAGTCGGAAACCCCTGTTGTCGTCGTCGAGACTCGAACAAACCTCTCAGTGAGTGCATCACGCATGGATGACGGAGTCCTCGTCAGCGGGAAACTCCAGACTGTTGCTGAGGAGGACCCAGTGGTGGGTCGCCCGGTACGCCTGCAGATCGGTACTGGCGGAACACAGTGGGTCGAGACGAACCGAAACGGGTCGTTCCAGACTGTTCTCGAGAATCCCCAAGGCAACGAATCGGTGACTGTTACCGCAACGTACGACGAGCCACGGGCAAACCTCGGTAATGCGACTGCAACGACAACGCTGGCGGCTGGATCCGGCGGTGGCAACCCACCGGTCGGCTCAGATTCGGATAACGATCTGCTCATCGATACGCTGGTGGCGATACTGTTCGGCTCCGATGAGAATTCAGCGGTCTTCGGGAACGGGGTTATCGGCTACAGCTGGCTGCCCGTCCTCGGTGGTGGGGTAGCACTTGTGGTTGTCGCCGCAGCTTGGGTTGTCGTGTCACGGGTTCGCCAACCCCGGGAGGCGGACTCGCCTGTCCAGACCGAGACGGGTGATGCATCAATGACTGACTCTGATCCGTCGGCGACGGCGTCAGACGAACCGATGCTGACGTTCGAGGACCGCGTCGAGACGCATCTGGACAGCGGGAACTACGACGCCGCAGCGATGCTAGCGTACACCGCAGTTCACGACGTGCTGGCAGTGGAAAACGGGATTGACGAGGGGGCAACACACTGGGAACTCCTCCAGCGGAGCCAGGAACACGGCATCTCGGAGGAACGGATAGCAGATATCGAAACGGTGGTCGAAACCTTCGAGGCCGCAGCGTTCGCGCCGACATCAGTCGACCCGTCACGGGCCGAAGCAGCTGTGGAGCGCGCCCGCAAGATCAAGTCCAACGGGAATCACTGACTGTCCACTCGCCGGTTCGAGTCCCTGCTGTGGCCCGCAATCAGGTTTGGAACTGCTGTCTTCAGCGCTCAGCAGCGGAAATGATAAAAAGAATATGCGTACGGTCTGTCGGGTCCGGTAGTGGCAACCCTGCAGCCGTGGCTCGTCGGTGTCGGAACGGTCCTGCTGGTCCTGTTTGTCGGGATCGGCGGGGCAACAGCCGTCGCTACCGACAGTAATGAGATGCCAATGCAAACCCAGACGGGAACTGTGAATACGACTCTCGACGTTCAGGCCATTTCCGGATCGATTTCCTACACGAACCCCGCTACCATCCGCGGGACGTTGCGGACGGCGAACGGGACGCCCGTCGCGAACGAGCAGGTCAGACTCGAAGTCGAAAACCGAACACGACTCGTTGAGACCGATGGTAACGGTTCGTTCGCGTTCCAGTACCGGCCCCGGTCGGCACGGACCGGTCCCACTGACGTTACGGTCCAGTATATTCCGGCCCAATCTGCGGTGTATCGCGGTGACACGGCAACCGTCGCTGCCAGTGTCACGCAGGTGACCCCGACGCTCACCCTCGACCGGTCACCGACCCGTCTCGCTACCGGCGACGAACTAACAGTCACGACAGCAGTGCGCGTCAACGGGGAGGGTGTGAGCAATGTCCCAGTCGAACTACGCATCGACGGGACACTGTTCAAACGCGTGGTGACCGGGAGCAACGGGACTGTGACGACTACTATCAGGCTGCCGCCAAGCGTAACGACCGGTGAGCAAACCGTCACGGCCGTGATCCCGTATGAGGGCCGTGCGATTGCGGGCAAGCGCGCGACCGCATCGATCATAGTCGGCCCTGAGGCGGCAGAGTCGTCGGCGACCGTTGATACCTCGGGTGGTTCAACGGAGCCGTCAGGGAGCAGTTCACAGCCGCTCGTGTCACAGATCCGTTCGTTCTTTACAGTCCCAGTCATCGCCGCACTGCTGACCGCGGTTATGCTTCTGATTCTTGAGGTCACCGTTCGTCGACTTGGGTTGTTTTCCGACGCGACCCTCGAGTCTGATGGGGCAGAGACGACCGTGAGGACGGACACCGAGGAACCACAAGCCATCGAGTCCACCGACGACACTCCCACACCGACCGCCGGTCCATCAGACCAGATGGGGCAAGCCCTCGCGGCCGGCAAGTACGACTCAGCAGTCACGATGGCATACGAATCGGTCGCCGATGACATCCGGGCTGTTGCGGACTTTCAGAACGGAAAGACGCACTGGGAATTACTTGCATGGTGTGAGGACAGCGCCCTCGACACAGATCAGGTCGACGCGGTCCGGACCGTCGTGGAGGCATACGACCACGCGGCCTTCTCGGCGGACCCGATGGACCGTGCCAGTGCGGAAGCCGCAGTCGAACGCGCTAGGGACTTCCAGGTCGATAGCCTATCATAGGTCGGAGTCGGCCGTCGAAATGCGGTAACTATCTTACACCCACCCGCTGTAGGACCCGGCAATGAGTGACGGCCGGACAGGACGAGTGCTGCTCATCGTGGCTGTGCTGGCCGTGGCAGTCGCGGCCCGACTGACGACGCTCCACTGGACACCACTGCCCTCGACGCTAGACGGATTCGGCTACGTCGCTCTGGCGAGGGACACGCTCGAAACGGGGACGTTTCCGCTCACGCGGTTCCGCGCGGACAACATCGTGTTTACCGCTGTGCTGACGGCCGTCGGTTCGCTCACCGGTGAGCGGCCGCTGTACATCGCCCAGCTGGTCGTCGCGGTCACCGGTGCAGCGTCCTGTCTGACGGCGATGGCGCTGGTCAAACGCCTCGCGCAGTCGAGTCGGTGGCGCCACTCGCGGACGACGTTGGCGATGGGCGTGGTCGGGATGGGGCTCGCAGTGGAGGGCATCTATCTCCGTCGTACTGGCCAGACCGACGAAGAAGCACTGGCCTTCCTCTTGCTGCCACTGTTTGCGATTGCCGTCCATCGGTTGCTCACGACGGAGCGATACAGGCGTCGATGGGGCGCAGTTGTTGTCGTCCTGTTCGCTGCCTTTCCGCTCCTGCATACGTTTAGCTCGCTCATCGTTGCGCTGGTACTGACGGGGGTCTTAGCCGCCCATCTCGCCAGTATTCCGTCACGTCGTGACGCCGTCACCGCCCTCGCCGTCGTCGCGGGCTTCTGGATGTATATGTGGGGGTACTACCGGATTGCAGAACGCTCGCTGCTGGAGGTCCCCTACGTTGACCGTATCAGCGCGTATCCGGGGCTGTTCCTGGCCTGGCTCGTTGTGCTGGTGGCGACGCTTGTCTGGTTCCAGCGGACGAGCGCTCGCCTGCAGCGGGTGACCATCGGCGGCGCGGTCGGACTCTGGTTCCTGACGCTGGGTGCGAACGCGGTACGGACCGTGTTCCCCGGGACACAGACCACGCCGATCGGCCTCTTGATGCTCGTCGCGGCCTTCGCCGTCCCGGTGGTGTTTGCAGTCATCGGCCTCCCACGTGCGAGCCGCGACCGCCGGCTGATCGGCCCGGTCGTGGTGGCGTTGCTGCTGGCGCCGATTGTCATCGTGTACTTCTCGCTGACCGCCTCGCTGACGCCGGAGTACTACGGGACCGCGCTCCGCGGCCAGACGTTCGTTCATCTACCCGTGTTCGTCCTCGCCGGCATTGGCGTCGCGTCGGTCGCCTACCGGCGGTCGCCGTCGCCGGACGGCGGGCTTGGAACGCCGAGGACCCACAGCCACCGGCTCGCTACCGTTCTGACGGTCGTCGTCGTAGTGGCCGCGGTCGTGACGATGCCAATCGCGTTCGTCAATCTCGACACCTTTGCGTTCCCGACCGGCGCGACCGAATCGCAGTTCGCGGCCGCGACGTTCACCGCGGACCACGTTGACGAGCAGTGGGCGTCCGACCACCCGTTCAGCCGTATTGTCGATTTGTACTATCCGGGCGCGTCCAACGGGACGTACCAGCCGACCGCCCGGTGGCTCGGGGGTGGATCGCAACCCAACTGCCCGACGCTATCGCGGGCATCCTGGGGAACGACGGGAGCGCACCTGTTCCCGGCGGGGAGCGAGAAGACCACGCCTGCGGCGATGGACGAGTGGCGCTACGAGAACGATGTGGTCTATGACACCCGAGGGATCGACTCCGTGTACCTTGTTCGGCCCGGTGGGAACCGAACGAGTTGCTGAGCGGACCCGGTTCGATGGTCCTTCTCACCACCCACCTTCAGCTCTCCGGGGTATGTAACCGTGGCATACAATACGGGGCCGGCAGAAAGGCCGACAATGACTGACCCCGTCCTCGTCGGCTCAGGGCTGTGTGTCACACGACGGGGCACCAAGATTCTCGACGGTGTCTCACTTACCGTCGGGTCCGACGCGGCGATGCTCGTTCAGGGCCCTAGCGGGGCCGGCAAGTCGACGCTGTTCAATGTCCTCGGACTGCTAGAACCTCCGTCTAGCGGTCGGCTGGAGGTCGACGGCCGGGACGCGAGTACCCTGTCCGAACGCCAGCGCGCGAGCCTGCGGCGGACGACGCTCGGGTTCGTCTTTCAGGATTTCCAGCTCATCGGCGACCTGACCGCCCGCGAGAACGCGTCGCTCCCGCAGGAACACGCGGGCAACCGTGACCCCGACTGGCTGGACACGCTGTTCGACCGCCTGGGTATCGCCGGGCTCGAACACCAGTACCCCGCGACGTTGAGCGGGGGCGAGAAACAGCGGGTTGCTATCGCACGGGCACTTGCAAACCGCCCCGAGATCGTCCTCGCCGACGAGCCGACCGGGCAGCTAGATCCGGACACGGCCGAGTCGGTGCTGAACCTCCTGTTCAGCATGAAGGAATCGACGGAGACCGCCCTCGTCGTCATCAGCCACGACCCGCAACTGGCCCAGCGGTTCGACGAGCGGCTGTTCATCCGCGGCGGCACGCTCGTCACCAATGCCGCCTCGGCGCCGGACGCGAGCCCGTCCACGGAGACGAACTAACGAACCGATGGGATACAGAAACGCCCTCCTGTTTCGCTGGTCCAGACGGGATCGGCTCACCGTCGTCGTCGTCGCCGTGACGGCCGCGTTTCTCATCGGCACGGTCCTGCTGTTGTTCACCGCCGTCACGTACTCGGAAACGTTCGCCGAACCGCTTGCGAACTCCGGGACGGTCACCTATCACGACGCGGAACACGGCCCGCCGGAAGCCGGTGAGGATGTCACCGTGCTCCCGACAGCGGCGGCGACCACAGACGGGACCGACGTTCGTCTCGTCGGCATCCCGCCCGATGCGCCCAGAGTACTCATCGAAGGGTCGGCTCAGTGGCAGGAGGGGCGATTACCGACGATTCCGGACGGCGTTGATGGCCGGGGGCCGGTCTCCCAGCAGCGGACGCGAACGGTCAGCGGGTCGAACGGCACCGTCTCGCTCACGGTCGTGCCACAGGAGCGAGGGACGATGTTCCTCTCCAATCAGTGGTACGCGACGAACGCCTCGACCGCACAGCAGGTCGGCGTCACCGGTTACTTCGTCATCGACCACAGCCCGAGCGGGACCGGGCTGGGAAGCCTTCCGAGTGAGGGGGCACCGCTTGTCAGCGCGCTCCTGTATGTCCTCGGCGGCTTAGAGCAGGTTCTCTGGGCGCTTGGCATCGCGGCGGCCGCCGGCGGACTGCTGGTCCTCATCGTCGTCTACAACGTCACGCGGATGAGCGTCCGTGACCGACTCGACGCGATACGGGTCATCCGTTCGACCGGTGCGTCAGGGTGGCGCGTGGGGCTCCTGTTTACGCTCCGCGCTGGTCTCCTCGTCACGACCGGCGTCGTGCTGGGCTATGCCGTCGGGCTCATCCTTATCAAGGCGCTCGTCAACGTCGCGATTTTCGTCGGGCTCCCAATCGCGCTCGACGTTACCGTCACAGGCCA includes:
- a CDS encoding DUF4129 domain-containing protein yields the protein MGTDDGGPALNRQVETPTDNNETQQENPDSVSNGEYSDETVTWLARTMGGQLENSSIALSNAQYDRARSVLGDDYDKRLEQYVEVAGDTSSDTDDTAAREFEAARENQRNLTNEVQRYRQQYAAYQTARERGNEREARTIVRAMERTASNISDRSNELNQNLDRIENTTSVDLSSGQTEINETTANITATQAVIREETLVGTTLTARSIDSTASFSDSGTIAGQIQTENGSAIADEAVELRIENRTRTVQTDSSGVFETQYRPRSASLGSQSISIEYVPETDSVYLSDNDTFTIDVQQVTPNVTSDSAPDVVGYGDQLNATASVTVASDGVDAVPVEFAIGETVVARTTTGPNGTATETIRLPATVNDGERQVIARVPYEDRAIAGVQSETPVVVVETRTNLSVSASRMDDGVLVSGKLQTVAEEDPVVGRPVRLQIGTGGTQWVETNRNGSFQTVLENPQGNESVTVTATYDEPRANLGNATATTTLAAGSGGGNPPVGSDSDNDLLIDTLVAILFGSDENSAVFGNGVIGYSWLPVLGGGVALVVVAAAWVVVSRVRQPREADSPVQTETGDASMTDSDPSATASDEPMLTFEDRVETHLDSGNYDAAAMLAYTAVHDVLAVENGIDEGATHWELLQRSQEHGISEERIADIETVVETFEAAAFAPTSVDPSRAEAAVERARKIKSNGNH
- a CDS encoding ABC transporter ATP-binding protein gives rise to the protein MTDPVLVGSGLCVTRRGTKILDGVSLTVGSDAAMLVQGPSGAGKSTLFNVLGLLEPPSSGRLEVDGRDASTLSERQRASLRRTTLGFVFQDFQLIGDLTARENASLPQEHAGNRDPDWLDTLFDRLGIAGLEHQYPATLSGGEKQRVAIARALANRPEIVLADEPTGQLDPDTAESVLNLLFSMKESTETALVVISHDPQLAQRFDERLFIRGGTLVTNAASAPDASPSTETN
- a CDS encoding DUF1616 domain-containing protein; the protein is MAESQAWKLLLPRQLRHLPADLAGVVGVVVLTNLAALLPVVSDTPVRIIAGLVFVLFIPGYAFIAALFPEAGSGPSTDDETVSNPQADGIDGIERTALSFGLSIALVPLVGLVLNFTPWGIRLLPILVSLSGLTLVLTAVAAVRRWALPADERFRVPYRAWLSAGRKELFSPASRTDAVLNVLLVLSILLATASVGYAVTVPKDGERFSEFYLLTEGEDGERVADGYPTEFQRGEGRSLIVGIGNQEHERTEYTVIVELQRVERVGNETRVRERSELQRFQPTLGHNKTWQRQHEVEPEMTGERLRLQYLLYRGSPPETVAQSTAYREVHLWVNVTG
- a CDS encoding DUF4129 domain-containing protein, coding for MATLQPWLVGVGTVLLVLFVGIGGATAVATDSNEMPMQTQTGTVNTTLDVQAISGSISYTNPATIRGTLRTANGTPVANEQVRLEVENRTRLVETDGNGSFAFQYRPRSARTGPTDVTVQYIPAQSAVYRGDTATVAASVTQVTPTLTLDRSPTRLATGDELTVTTAVRVNGEGVSNVPVELRIDGTLFKRVVTGSNGTVTTTIRLPPSVTTGEQTVTAVIPYEGRAIAGKRATASIIVGPEAAESSATVDTSGGSTEPSGSSSQPLVSQIRSFFTVPVIAALLTAVMLLILEVTVRRLGLFSDATLESDGAETTVRTDTEEPQAIESTDDTPTPTAGPSDQMGQALAAGKYDSAVTMAYESVADDIRAVADFQNGKTHWELLAWCEDSALDTDQVDAVRTVVEAYDHAAFSADPMDRASAEAAVERARDFQVDSLS